From Onychostoma macrolepis isolate SWU-2019 chromosome 05, ASM1243209v1, whole genome shotgun sequence:
CACAACCCTTGCATCTACACTCCTTCCATAACCAAACACAAGAATATCTGTTCTTTGCTGTTGCCTGAGGATCTGAGTGTGCAAAGTCCTTGTGCCTTTTTATGCCTGGATGGCTTTGGAGATGGTTTCATACACCTGTGCAAACCTGGCCCTGGCATTCTCCATGTAGGGCTCCATGCGTGTCTGGAGGTCCTGGGTGTGTGGGGCAAGCTTCTCTCTGGCCTCCTCGACAGCCTTCATCAGCTGTTCCTTGTATTCCTCAGCATAGGGGGCGGCCATGGTCTTCAGTTCCTCCAGACTCGCGGTCAGCTTAGTGCGTATGGCCTCGACCATCGGCACGAGTTTAGACTTGGTCTCCTCAACGTTGGTCTCGAACTTCTGCCTCATCTCCTCCATCAGGGGCTGCAGCTTGGCACGCAGCTGCTCAGCATTTTCACGGTTCAGGTTGGCATACTCCTGGAAGACGGGCTCCATCTTTTCACGGTACTCGTCAAAGTGCTTCTGCAGTACTCCGTACAGCTCAGCACGGTGGGGCTCCAGCTTGGAACGGAGGTCCTCAACGTCAGTCATGACACGCTCGCGCAGCTGCTTGGTGTTCTCCAGGAACTGGTTGGAGATGGTCTCAGCGTATGGAGTCAGAGTCTGGGAGGTGGACTGGGCATAATCTTGGAGTTTAGTCAGGCTCTCTGAAAGTTGCAGCCTGAAGAGAAAAGAACATACATTTGGGAAACTCAATCACAAACCATTTCAGGTGAAAGTCTGGAATCATAAATCACACTTTGCTTGTTCATTAAGGTCAGACGAGAACTGGCCAcccaactgagcctggtttctcccaaggttccCCCTCCCTCCACTACTATCccatggagttttggttccttgctgtTGCCTTTGGCTCGCTCAGACgcttaattaatattaatacagtaaCATCAGTGATTTAACTGCACTGCTAATATAGGATGATgataaaattcaaaatgaattgAGCTGGTTAATGacatcaacatttacaacatcGACAGTTATTAATCTGAATTGAATCAATGCTGCACTGatttgagctgaataatgataTTGCATTCTGTGGAGCTGCTTATAGCTGAAAAACTTTTCATAATTTGCAGTATTGATAGTTATCGAACGGAATTGAAACACCAAACTAAATTGAGCTGAATAGCAATACCATTTACTTCTGTAGATCTCCTTTAAAGCTTACATTAAATTAGTTCATAACTGAGGCACCATTAACACTAtgttctcttttctttttttaatgcgaAGCTACTTTGAAGCAAtccatattatataaatatctgagacttgacttgaaatGACGAGATACTGAAGTGTGACATGATATTCTTATTTTGAGAATCACTGAAGGGGAAAAAAGGATTTGGGAGAAGTAAAAACCACAAACAGCAGATTAAGGCGCAAAGGAGAAAAGAGTGAGAGACATGACAATGTAGAGGTCATCATGATAAGATATGGCTCTTACTTGTATTGCTCATAGTCGGTTCCGTCCAAATTGTCGAGGGCCTTCTGAGCCTGCTCCTTGACCTGGGTCAGGTACACCAAGGCTGCTGACTTGTAGTGCTCCAGCTGAGAAGGAGCATCAGCCTGCAGGAAATGGGCCTGGGAACCTGAGAAGACACGGAAAAGCTTCAGAAACCAAAAGGGAGGACAGTGAAGTCTTTAAACTATGTCAAGAAACAGGTGGTCAAACAGTCACCAAGAAAAAGCAAAGCATTAACAAAATCATTAGTTTTTGAATAGTTAAACATGAAGTAAATTTAAATTACTAAGGAAAAATCAGTGTTACTTACCCACAGCCAAGAGGATGGTCAGTGCAAGAGCCACGAATTTCATGGTTAAGCTctgaaacagaaaacatttattataacgcTGTTCAACCAAGATTTACTTTGATATTCCCTTGATCCATTCCTCCTCTCCTGCTGGTTTGATCTCTTACCTGAGTGGTGCTGCTCTGAATGTGCGAGGACGGACAGCAGAGGCAAAGGTCTTATATAAGGCAGGAACAGTGCATGTGGATTTGGAACCCTGTCCTCTTACGTATCAGAGGTTCAAAGTTTAAGCGCAATAAGAGATGCCTTTTAGATATCTGCAGATACGTCAATGCAGGTTCTGTCAGTCTCACAAAATGGAATTACTTGTAAATATTCAATGACATTATTTCTGCcagagaaaatattttaactggcatttctaaagtcatttttcagATATTACTGATATCTACATTAGTTAAATCAGCATATCAATTTTATGAGACGTTTAACTGCATCTAAACAATGATTATTGggacaaatatttatttagtaaatcaATATTCACTGATACAATTCAGCATTAGAAGCCAAAAACTAAATTGTCTAATGTAAATCTAAGTGCTGAAATTCAGCAATTAAAGAAGGctagaacaatttttttttattatattctgGTGCTCTGTCGGTTGCATTTATTGGTTTGTGATTTAAGCCGTTTGTTATTGAATACAATGCATTCATGTGATTACATCTCGCTGTCATAAATTGGTAATCGTGAAACTATGACAAGACTGTGAAGTTATCTCAAAACATTTAGCAACGTGTAGCAAACCTTGATCTCCACCTCCTGCTCCAAATCCTATTTTATCAACTGCCAACCAAACAAAGACATAACTAGTCAGGGGTCATTGATCAACTAGTTATCTTTGTCCCTTGATTTACTCGGCTGTTCACATTCTCAAGCAAAAGTCTCTTGATTTGGCTTATGCtgactgaaaattgaaaacatTTCAGTTTAGTATTCATAAATCAACACGATGAAGAAAACATTGTCCACTAAAACAGACTGTACTGGGGGTGTAAAATATAGTACGTCTTTGTTGACGCACTCTCTTTGTCTGTTGTACTATTTAaagtaacatttttcttttacttgGCAATAGACTTTACAGTCGTCGTCATCATCTCAAATGTGCAGTCAAACAGTGTGTTCTGAGCACTACATGCTAATATACAGAGCACGCGGTTCATGAACTTCATGCTTGTGTCATTGTCAGCAGGAACTTGTCTACTCATGCAACCTGCATGAATCCCTGTCGACCCCATAAAATAGACATATTGATGAAGAGCATGTCATTGCCCTGTAGTATTTGTGAACTGATTTATAGTAGATATGTAGTACTTTATAGTATAGGATTTTGAGCAGTTTCAGTTATTCTGATAGTTTATGATGACTCGATGGTGATGACAGGCGTACTCgatgtttttaaatcagtaCAAGGTTTATTCTCGTGTTATCAACTAACAGAAGATAATCATCTTTTTAGATGGGTAGAAAGGACCCACTCATTAAATGTTGTAGGCCTACCATTACATTACAGTGGCGGTTTGTTTACCTTTCCAAGTTGGTGGCGTATTGCTTTTCTTAAGGAATGATTTCAAATTATAAACATGATTCAGCAGTTGTGTTATGTCTCCCTCTAGTGACTGAAAACGTTTTACGATTTTGTCATTTCTGAAGCAGATTCGGAGTACAAGTCTCAAAATCATGAACGGTACAAAATATATTTGCCTCCAGCAAGATGCACCTCCCATGTCCTGTGTTGTTTTACAATGCACTATGATCTAATATTCTTGCatttgaaaaaaagtctgatCAATGAATATTCAAGCAGACcgttttaaaataactgactgAATATAGATGTAGAAActcttggtcatttttgaaaGCATTATGCAAGCATAGTACAAATGTTGTAAAAAGAAGCTGATATAAACATTGCATATTAACAGCAtgtgaaataaattatacacaTATGAGGTTCGATCCCTGCTGATTTATTAGGAATGCTTGGATCTGAAGCAAGTGGCAGTTGTGCCACAGTAATTGTGCACGCTTTGAGGGCCATACAAATAGTTATAGATGGTTGATCTCTTACACTCGAACACAAAAACATTCACATACACCAGCACCAGTACTGTACATTAATACTAAcagattatatttatatatacatacgcACACACAACTTTATATATGACTTCTTGCCCACTGGCTCTCCCATACTCACGCTTAACTCTTTACATAATACTTTATAGAGCGCATGGacacatacacaaaaacagGGATGCAAGTGAGATAAATATTAACACTGAAAACCTCATGGTTGTGCATTAGATGCTTAAGAAGAGGAGCTTTCTCACACTCAAACTCTCACACACAAGGTATGGCATGGTTTGATGGTTTTCACTCCAGTCTATATTGAGTTATTGGGAATATGAAAGGGCAAAAGAGAAAGAGGAGGTCTCAGACGCCTCCGTGCCAAAGAACTTGAAATTGGGAGCAAGACATACATATTTCAAAGGCATGATTTCTCTTGTGTCTGAATCATTATGCTATCATCATAACACTACTGTGAGTGTGACTGAGTGCATGTATGAAGGCACGGAGAAGCTGGCAGAGTAAGTGCTACTGTTAAAGGTTGTTCAGAGTGTGACAATGGGATTTTGAAGAGACTCTGTTCCCACTGCAAAGCAACATGTCCTAAGAAAAACTATTTCTTGCCACAAATATTTCTTATCTAGTCTTCTTTCTCTTACTGTTGTCTATTATGCAtcttaaatacatatacattgaTCATATAAAATTGGCCACTGTCCTACATccacttttgttttgttgttctttttgtACTTTTCTTTGTCTTgctaaataaagtattttaggTACATTCTGAATAGCCAACATGTCCTAACCCTGCCTCTTCAGTGATTAACCAATGTGGTGCCCCATCCTAGACCAGTGAGGCTCGCCTCTCCTGAGGTGTTTCCTCCAACAGTTGAAGCAGCAGCTCATGGAGAGACGTTGATATGCTCCTGTATGCACCGGCGGTCAGATGTAGGAAGTCGAACATGTCTCGAGAGGAAATAGTCCCATCTGAGTGGACAAAACTACCTCCCACATCAATAAACTGAACAGCGCCGAGTTGAGGAAGAGATGCGCGAAGTAAATTATTCACTGCTGCATTTTTCTCTCTCAGAGGGTTAGGAAACTCTCCCCTTGGTAACAGGCCCTGAATGACAGGAATTATGACTAATCAGCTTAGAACAAATAACTGAACTGCTCAGAGTTGATACTCTGTATACGCATTAATTTGAACACTACAAATATCACATTATCAAGATTTAGACATAGTGGTTTAGGTAACTCAccaaaacaataattttggACTTGGGGAGGCGAGACAGAAGTAACTGTGCAATGGCCAATATTCCTCCTGCAACTTGATCCGCAGTGTGCTCATGATTATTAGTTCCTACCCATAAAACCACCACCTGTGGAAAACAAACAAGGATGCAATTCCAGCATTGAACACACATTTTACTTCATAACAAATATTGTTAAAGCTGttacaataaataaagaaaaaacacttccTCACTCTGGGTCTGATGTTCTCCAGTTCTCCATTCTGTAGTCTCCACAGCACATTACAGGTTGTGTCTCCACCAATCCCAAAGCTCAGAGCATGGAGAGGTGAAAACAGTTCCCTCCACACCTGAGACCAGCACCAATAAGAATTGTAAACCAACTGAAACTAATGTAAACCAATGTACATTtatagaaaaacatttaaatgcttAAATCCTACAACAGACACAAAACATATCAGGTGCACATTTACCAAAGTGCAAGTAAAATGAGTGATGCCTTTTTCATTTTGGAACGTTAAGACTTGCTTTAAGTGCCATTACTGCAATACTATATATTCAATTTACATTAAGAGTTTCTGACCACTAAAGTATTGAAGTATTCCTGAGAGCTGGGTAGTaagtcattaaaatgaaataaaaatctaaattattagGGCAAAGTTTTgttagtattatttaaaatttcatatttaaatttctATGACTGGCTAAAAGAGTACATGTACAATACTTATAAATACATTAAGatatatcatttaaatatacCATTATCTTATGATACACTAagtttataattaattttgaatataaaaacattatttttcagctTGCAAACCACTGACTGCCAGTTTTTATTAGTTCACGTGTTGAGAGCATTTCAGCATTTTACACACGCACTTCTGCTCTACTACTTTTGTATTTATGGAAGCACCAATTGTTGGTTTCTCCTTTGCATTCATTGCTTCTGTTAGAATTATTCTCATATgcatttggataaaagtgtcttcTTACTGAATAAATGGAATTGTAATGGAATGTTATAGATGCACATGACTCTCCTTACATGGCCGGACTCATTAAGGAGATAATCACCTCATACTGCTGCATTAGCTGCACCATTGAGTCCCCCACAAACAGAACATCAGGCTCTGCATCCTTGCACTCCTGCACAAACCGGTTATGCTGCAAAAATATAGGACAACAAATCCAAGCATGTTACACTCTAATCCTTAACTGGAGACAGGTGTTATAAAATAGGAAAAGATTTGCACAACTCTGAGCTGTTACAAGCACATGTTTGTACAGTCTTCTGTAATGGTGCACACCTGTGACATCCAGCGTCCGTCTCCCTGCACGTCGATGACAGGCGCAGGTTCAGCAGCGGGATTCTCCTCAGCGCTCATTCTGAGtctacaacacaaacacaacacttCTAATGAGCGGACGTGTTGACGTAATGGAAATGAACAGCAACGGTTGACTCGTTCAGACTGTAGTGAGTGGAAATTTAGTAATTCAACTGTcaatagcaaaatataattcattGAAAGGGCACACATATCATCCCGCATACATAAACGCTAGTTACGCCGCACAAAGAGCGCCTGTGTTTTGCTTTTAGTATTgtgaggatgaggaggaggaggaggaggaggatggtgatgatgatggacCCCGGATGAAGCAGAGGCTGTGAGGTAAAGATTAACGCTTCATAATGTTCTTTAATGACTGCTACTGTCAGGGATTATGGTCACAGTATTGTTTATCTGATGGCATAACGAAGAAGAATGAACCAACAGCCGGGACAAAAGGAAACCACATTCCCGCACATCACGTCCATCTCTACGCACGTTTCCTTTTGACTAACCTGGCTACAGTGTTTGCAAATCCCGTCTGCAGTGAGTGAGCTGCTGGTGTGCAGCAGAGCAGGGCAGGGCTCCCTCGGTCACGTACAGCAGCACCGCAGTCGACTGACGGACTGACTGTCCGGTGGAAGATGCAGATGAGTGTTTCTGCTGCCGCGCACCTCGGCTTTGTTTTTTCCAGCTCTCCCTTTGAAAGCAATGCAACCTT
This genomic window contains:
- the apoa1a gene encoding apolipoprotein A-I; this translates as MKFVALALTILLAVGSQAHFLQADAPSQLEHYKSAALVYLTQVKEQAQKALDNLDGTDYEQYKLQLSESLTKLQDYAQSTSQTLTPYAETISNQFLENTKQLRERVMTDVEDLRSKLEPHRAELYGVLQKHFDEYREKMEPVFQEYANLNRENAEQLRAKLQPLMEEMRQKFETNVEETKSKLVPMVEAIRTKLTASLEELKTMAAPYAEEYKEQLMKAVEEAREKLAPHTQDLQTRMEPYMENARARFAQVYETISKAIQA
- the pafah1b2 gene encoding platelet-activating factor acetylhydrolase IB subunit beta; the protein is MSAEENPAAEPAPVIDVQGDGRWMSQHNRFVQECKDAEPDVLFVGDSMVQLMQQYEVWRELFSPLHALSFGIGGDTTCNVLWRLQNGELENIRPRVVVLWVGTNNHEHTADQVAGGILAIAQLLLSRLPKSKIIVLGLLPRGEFPNPLREKNAAVNNLLRASLPQLGAVQFIDVGGSFVHSDGTISSRDMFDFLHLTAGAYRSISTSLHELLLQLLEETPQERRASLV